Proteins encoded together in one Scheffersomyces stipitis CBS 6054 chromosome 5, complete sequence window:
- a CDS encoding predicted protein (go_function palmitoyl-(protein) hydrolase activity~go_component lysosome~go_process protein modification) → MQLSTLLNVQYILGWFADQAERPAEGLRRLGQELELFPEVEDYSQWPPSTPIPKPVVLWHGLGDNFNSSGMHKVATIFESLHPDIYVHSVQLAEDPASDEQKSFVGDANEQLDIVCKQLSKVPQLRQGFDIVGFSQGGVFARALVERCSSISVSNLITFGAPHNGVSELPMCKDANDWLCKNRNEVLKKSVWFDNVQKYIIPAQYFRTPKDYSSYLKYSNFLADINNERTEVNITYKRNLSKLSKFVMVTFDDDTTLIPKDSAGFQDIDAETDAIIPFEQTIIYTRDLLGLQSLHSLGKIDFYSIEGDHMQIPESFLVMIGVKYIGSYW, encoded by the coding sequence ATGCAGTTGTCTACGCTTCTTAACGTACAGTATATACTTGGCTGGTTTGCCGACCAAGCTGAGCGACCAGCAGAAGGGTTGAGACGTCTTGGCCAAGAATTGGAACTTTTCCCTGAGGTAGAAGATTATAGTCAATGGCCCCCAAGTACACCTATACCCAAACCCGTTGTTTTATGGCATGGTTTGGGagacaatttcaattcttcaggAATGCACAAGGTGGCCACCATATTTGAGCTGCTTCATCCTGATATATATGTCCATTCCGTGCAATTGGCTGAAGATCCAGCTTCAGACGAACAAAAGTCATTTGTAGGTGATGCGAACGAACAGTTGGACATTGTATGTAAGCAGCTTCTGAAAGTACCTCAATTGCGCCAGGGCTTTGATATCGTTGGGTTTTCTCAGGGTGGAGTGTTCGCCAGAGCATTAGTTGAAAGGTGTTCTCTGATTTCAGTAAGCAATTTGATTACATTTGGTGCTCCCCACAATGGAGTTCTGGAACTTCCCATGTGTAAGGATGCCAATGACTGGCTCTGTAAGAACAGAAATGAAGTTCTCAAGAAGCTGGTCTGGTTCGATAATGTACAGAAATATATCATCCCAGCACAATACTTTCGTACTCCAAAGGACTACTCGAGTTATTTGAAGTATTCCAATTTTTTAGCTGATATCAACAATGAACGGACAGAAGTCAACATTACCTACAAGAGAAACTTAAGTAAGTTGTCTAAGTTTGTAATGGTTACATTTGATGATGATACCACTTTGATTCCCAAGGACAGCGCTGGGTTCCAGGATATTGACGCTGAAACGGATGCTATTATACCTTTTGAGCAAACAATCATATACACAAGGGATTTGTTGGGACTTCAGAGCTTGCACTCTTTAGGTAAGATAGACTTCTATAGTATTGAAGGTGATCATATGCAGATTCCAGAGTCTTTCTTGGTTATGATTGGGGTTAAGTATATAGGTTCATATTGGTAG
- a CDS encoding predicted protein, which yields MSEQDRKARLAALRKKRHSKDNEISSASQDAKRHKPEQHEESSHIEEPSIKLEQEEKSAETASTAPTLILPNTDIVEAVAPDIQDGVLRKAETAASEGLLTSAVNTRQKHIYTADLLEELAPYLRRAKTKTDRAIFGIVQKKYEESKLI from the coding sequence ATGTCAGAACAGGATAGAAAAGCAAGATTGGCTGCTTTGAGGAAGAAGCGACATTCCAAAGACAATGaaatttcttctgcttcacAAGACGCAAAGAGACATAAACCAGAACAACATGAAGAATCTAGCCATATAGAAGAACCTAGTATCAAACTagagcaagaagagaagtCTGCGGAGACAGCACTGACAGCTCCTACCTTAATATTACCTAATACAGATATAGTAGAAGCAGTTGCTCCGGATATTCAAGACGGAGTATTACGGAAAGCAGAAACAGCTGCCAGTGAAGGCTTACTTACCAGCGCAGTAAACACCAGACAAAAGCACATATACACAGCCGACTTGttagaagaattggctcCTTATCTTCGTAGGGCAAAAACAAAGACAGATAGAGCTATCTTTGGGATAGTGCAGAAGAAGTACGAAGAGTCTAAATTAATATGA